A window of the Phaseolus vulgaris cultivar G19833 chromosome 5, P. vulgaris v2.0, whole genome shotgun sequence genome harbors these coding sequences:
- the LOC137834659 gene encoding 8-amino-7-oxononanoate synthase isoform X1 → MAENPTAWWDSWVEEAINTLHSLKVLRSLRPICLRNSSLQFGLHHQAFQVFDEMQHWDRSSVEVEIAESTFSRWMHDTPSAGNEIVCSAAGGDDEAGASYEKFKKLILFSGNDYLGLSSHPTIGEAVAKAAQEHGMGPRGSALICGYTNYHRLLESSLADLKKKEDCLLCPTGFAANMAVMTAIGSIGTLLAGNSIPSEDEKIAVFSDALNHASIIDGIRLVERQKSVKVYVYRHCDMSHLNMLLSNCRMRKKVVVTDSLFSMDGDYAPMIELADLRKKHGFLLVIDDAHGTFVCGKNGGGVAEEFNCEKDVDICIGTLSKAAGCHGGFIACSKKWKLLIQSRGRSFIFSTSAPVPVAAAAYAAVKVAKLETWRREAIWNRVKDFHLLTGIPVTSHIISLIVGSEDKALQASRYLLQSGFHVTAIRPPTVPPNSCRLRVALSAVHTRQDLENLAGALSRCINFQDTRIYGCNGYARL, encoded by the exons ATGGCGGAGAATCCAACTGCATGGTGGGACTCATGGGTTGAAGAGGCTATCAACACCCTTCACTCCCTCAAAGTCCTCCGATCTCTCAGACCCATTTGCCTCCGCAACAGCTCTCTCCAATTTGGCCTCCATCATCAAGCATTccaggtgtttgatgaaatgcAGCACTGGGACCGCTCCTCTGTTGAAGTGGAAATTGCGGAGTCCACGTTCAGTAGATGGATGCATGACACCCCAAGTGCTG GTAATGAGATTGTTTGTAGTGCGgctggtggtgatgacgaagcAGGGGCATCTTATGAgaagtttaaaaaattaattttgttttctggAAATGATTATCTAGGCCTGAGTTCCCATCCGACTATTGGAGAGGCTGTTGCAAAG GCAGCCCAGGAACATGGTATGGGACCAAGGGGTTCTGCTCTTATTTGTGGCTATACCAATTATCATAGGCTACTTGAGTCGAGCCTGGCAGACTTGAAGAAGAAAGAG GATTGCCTTCTTTGTCCCACAGGGTTTGCTGCCAATATGGCCGTGATGACGGCAATAGGAAGTATTGGTACTCTCTTAGCTGGGAATAGCATACCTTCAGAGGATGAAAAGATCGCTGTCTTTTCTGATGCATTAAATCATGCATCAATAATTGATGGCATCCGTCTTGTTGAGCGACAAAAAAGTGTAAAGGTTTATGTATACAGACACTGTGACATGTCCCACCTCAATATGCTACT ATCTAATTGCAGAATGAGGAAGAAAGTTGTGGTGACTGACAG CTTGTTTAGCATGGATGGAGACTATGCACCTATGATTGAGCTTGCCGACCTTCGCAAGAAACATGGCTTTTTGTTAGTCATCGATGAT GCTCATGGAACATTTGTTTGTGGCAAAAATGGTGGCGGTGTTGCCGAGGAGTTCAACTGTGAGAAGGATGTGGACATATGCATTGGTACACTAAGTAAAGCTGCTGGCTGCCATGGAGGATTTATAGCATGCAG CAAAAAGTGGAAACTGTTAATACAGTCAAGGGGTCgttcatttatattttcaacATCTGCGCCAGTCCCGGTTGCTGCCGCTGCTTATG CTGCGGTTAAAGTGGCAAAACTTGAGACATGGCGTAGAGAGGCTATTTGGAACCGGGTGAAAGACTTCCATTTACTTACAGGAATCCCGGTTACAAGTCACATTATATCCCTAATAGTAGGAAGTGAAGACAAAGCACTTCAAGCAAGCCG GTATTTATTGCAATCTGGATTCCACGTGACTGCTATCAGACCACCTACGGTGCCTCCAAATTCATGCAG gcTGCGAGTGGCCCTAAGTGCAGTCCACACAAGGCAAGATCTGGAAAACCTCGCAGGTGCACTCTCACGTTGCATCAATTTTCAAGACACCCGCATATATGGTTGCAATGGCTATGCAAGATTATAA
- the LOC137834659 gene encoding 8-amino-7-oxononanoate synthase isoform X2 produces MGPRGSALICGYTNYHRLLESSLADLKKKEDCLLCPTGFAANMAVMTAIGSIGTLLAGNSIPSEDEKIAVFSDALNHASIIDGIRLVERQKSVKVYVYRHCDMSHLNMLLSNCRMRKKVVVTDSLFSMDGDYAPMIELADLRKKHGFLLVIDDAHGTFVCGKNGGGVAEEFNCEKDVDICIGTLSKAAGCHGGFIACSKKWKLLIQSRGRSFIFSTSAPVPVAAAAYAAVKVAKLETWRREAIWNRVKDFHLLTGIPVTSHIISLIVGSEDKALQASRYLLQSGFHVTAIRPPTVPPNSCRLRVALSAVHTRQDLENLAGALSRCINFQDTRIYGCNGYARL; encoded by the exons ATGGGACCAAGGGGTTCTGCTCTTATTTGTGGCTATACCAATTATCATAGGCTACTTGAGTCGAGCCTGGCAGACTTGAAGAAGAAAGAG GATTGCCTTCTTTGTCCCACAGGGTTTGCTGCCAATATGGCCGTGATGACGGCAATAGGAAGTATTGGTACTCTCTTAGCTGGGAATAGCATACCTTCAGAGGATGAAAAGATCGCTGTCTTTTCTGATGCATTAAATCATGCATCAATAATTGATGGCATCCGTCTTGTTGAGCGACAAAAAAGTGTAAAGGTTTATGTATACAGACACTGTGACATGTCCCACCTCAATATGCTACT ATCTAATTGCAGAATGAGGAAGAAAGTTGTGGTGACTGACAG CTTGTTTAGCATGGATGGAGACTATGCACCTATGATTGAGCTTGCCGACCTTCGCAAGAAACATGGCTTTTTGTTAGTCATCGATGAT GCTCATGGAACATTTGTTTGTGGCAAAAATGGTGGCGGTGTTGCCGAGGAGTTCAACTGTGAGAAGGATGTGGACATATGCATTGGTACACTAAGTAAAGCTGCTGGCTGCCATGGAGGATTTATAGCATGCAG CAAAAAGTGGAAACTGTTAATACAGTCAAGGGGTCgttcatttatattttcaacATCTGCGCCAGTCCCGGTTGCTGCCGCTGCTTATG CTGCGGTTAAAGTGGCAAAACTTGAGACATGGCGTAGAGAGGCTATTTGGAACCGGGTGAAAGACTTCCATTTACTTACAGGAATCCCGGTTACAAGTCACATTATATCCCTAATAGTAGGAAGTGAAGACAAAGCACTTCAAGCAAGCCG GTATTTATTGCAATCTGGATTCCACGTGACTGCTATCAGACCACCTACGGTGCCTCCAAATTCATGCAG gcTGCGAGTGGCCCTAAGTGCAGTCCACACAAGGCAAGATCTGGAAAACCTCGCAGGTGCACTCTCACGTTGCATCAATTTTCAAGACACCCGCATATATGGTTGCAATGGCTATGCAAGATTATAA